Genomic DNA from Theileria equi strain WA chromosome 4 map unlocalized gcontig_1105316255033, whole genome shotgun sequence:
CCCTGTGGACCCTTGAACAAGTTCCATTAATGCATGCAAAACAATCCAGAGGATATTGAACATTTACCGATTTTACATGGATGAGCAGTCCCAGCTGAAACTACGCAGTATATTACCACGCCATGGAATGAGTCCCTAGAAGAGCCCGGCCCCTCGATCAGTGAAAACTCTTGGCAGTTTTACCATTCaaacattttcattctctagCACCCATTCATTATAATAAAACCATCTTAAACCGCTTTAGAGGTTGGAAATCTCAACGAATGCACTCTGCTGGTTTTGTGTTCTCTGGTACAGGACAGCTCTTTAAACTCCAATAGACGTGTTCGTACCAAAACAATCCAAAAGCCCTTGGAAGACGGCAAAACAAACGTTTATGGGTCCTTAAAGTGGACTCTTAGGGATAACCCTTGTGGGCCTCTACGGGACTTTTCCATCAATATCCTTGGCAATTCCTCAGCCCATGCATAATCAAAAGCTCTCAATAATGGCAAGAAGATGCTGAAAAGCTGTGGAGTCCTCAATTCATGACTCTGTCTTGTGGAAGAAGGGCCCACACATTGGCATTTCCATGTGGAAACACTGGAGATTCCACGGCTTTTCAGCATCCTCTCGCCATCATCACTCCAATGGTTGAGGTGATACAAGTCAATGAGCCGTTTTAAGGCCTAAAAGACGACCCTGTAATGTGTGGGGAATGGAGCGAGGGGCGACGTCGCCACCGTTTATTTCACAAATTCCGCACATCAAATGTGTGCGTAGAGGTCTATCCGCGACTTTATCCGTTTAATCCTTTAGAACATCCGCCCAAAAGAATGGGAAGTCGATTCGAGTCCATGGAAGGCAAAAGGCTCTACGTGGGTTCGTTTATTCTCCCGTTTGTGCCTTTCTTTTCCTATTTTTGTCGTACCTTTACAATATTCCTTCATAAATTCATGTGTTGCGCTCATTCATTACCCACATGATCGATTGCATGCAAATGTGTTTGGCCTTTTGACTTGTCAGTCGAAATAAAAGCTTCCATACAGGAAACTTGAACGAAGATACCACAACTGATCAGATCGATTCGCTATTTTCGAGGTTTGGGATTCTGACAAACGTCTGGGTGGCCAGGAGGCCCCCAGGATTCGCCTTTGTTGTAAGTCTCCTTCATGCTCCCATGCGCCTTTAGACCTTTGAGGATCCCAGAGATGCTTCAGATGCAATTGCCGAGCTAAATGGCCGGGAATTTCAAGGCACCACGTACGTTTTGTAGATGGCTCACTTGTCTATAATCCACGCCCACCTCTGACGGAGCGAAATATTCACCTGAAGGCATACATTAAACGTACAGATTGAGGGTGGAGTATTGCAAAGGCGCTCGTCCATCCAGACCCTTTAGAACACGCGAAAGGGATCCGCATGCGTTTCCAATGAGAAATGCCGAGTTTgtcttttccatcctcaTTCGATTAGCTATAGGAGGAGTAGATCTAGAAGTAtgcaaagaagaaaaagcCCAAGTTATGGGCGACCATACCCTAGAGATAGACGACCCTACTAAAATGTACAGTATAATGTTACACGTTAGTTCAAAGTTATAGCTCTTCACACCATTTGTTCTCTTCTCGAATCTGTACATGCGTATGAATGGTGTATAGAATGGGAATAAGGGCGAGTCCATGTTGCAAGGGTTGGCATTAGGTTCTTCATTACAAGAGGGAGGAGTGGTTAATAGAAGTGAGTACAAGTCCTggcattccagtataccaacaagatagtagtctagaggggagagtctctactacctaccaagggtatGGAGAGTATTTTACAGACGGGCCGCTAGGGTAAGCCATAGCTTATATCCTCCGTATCCTAAAGAGCCTCCACCTGCTAATACATCAGTCACTATTAGAGATGTCTCAATTATATCTGTTTTACTGGGTGGTCCAGGAAACCCTATTCTCTTGAGAGCTTTGAGTGATTTTACAAGATCTCCCTCGGTAATATTAGTAGTGTGGTGTCCAAAAAATTTTACCCACTGACCTTGTCTTATTAAACTCTTCTTGTAATGCTCATATTTCTTTGGAGTATCAAACTCCAGTTCAATAAGAAGAGGAACTGTTGGGTGACCAGAGTGATAATAAGCGCAGACACAAGAAAGCAAACCATCTGATTTTATACCAAGTAGTTTTCCACCACATTCAACGTCTTTAAGCCTGAATGGCCTACCTCCTGACCATTTATGTGTGCACTTGAAGAAACTAGAACCTCTGACTTCCGTATTAATAACTTCAAATTGCAGAGTGTTATTTCTAGGTGAATACGTTTCTTTAATAATTGAGAGATCTATAACCACTCTTGGTGTCAAAGAATCATCAAGTATACCCTTAATTTTGGCTATATTATTACCAGGTTGTTCACCCTTTAAAGCATTTTCCTCTTCCCAGTGAGTGTCTCCTGAACATCTACTGTACCACCTGTTCTCAAACGATACTCCAGAATGCCCATTTTCTGGCTTGAAATAAATGAGGAATATATCAGAATCGTTTTTGCAGTATGCGTTAACTGATTTAACTTCTTTAATGTTTGAAAGTCCTGAATAGTTAGTTTTACTATCCTTGAATCTTGACACAGAACCTTTTATAACCTCATGGATATATAAAGTACAACCCTGATATGTAGTTTCAGTCACTTTAATTTGTTTACCAGAACAGCCAGAGCAAGAATAATTTTGGCCCAGCTGACTACCTTTCTCTGAGAAGTTAATTATGTGAGCCTCTCTATTTTTGCATACCCAATTGTCAAGCTCTTTTAGGATATGATCAGGGGTTTTATAACCAGATTTGCTCCATTTCCTATCTTCTTTAGTAGTTGTATAATATTCACCATTGTGACCTAACTGAACAGCAAGGGGCTTATCATGGTTTGAATCTCCTAACCAATAAATTACTGAAACGGTTGAACAATAAACTTGGTTAGGAAGCCCGTTTCCCGGAGCTCCCTTAATTTTAGAAATTGTATATCCATTGGGTGGTTTATGTATACAGACCTTATAACCTGGAAAGTCTTTTGGTTCAATGTATTCGGTTACAGTTATAGCAGCTCCACCTTCATAGTATGTGTAAGTATACTTTCCATTGTCATCGTTAGAATGAATGTCATGAGCTTGATATTCAATATCCACTTCAACTGTGCTCTGGTCCATACCACATTAGTAACATCTATGGTACAACAATCTAACATTCTCTACTAGTCCCTCCACTGGTTCCCTCTATCCTACAgtcatccttccatagttACCATCATGGTAGTAAcccattaatgtctcaactggtgtgagcagaatgatcagtatggatgaatgaatggcATTCCTAAGGAGGAAAAGTTCACAAGTGGACCTATGtatactcaatatggtacattctttaaacacTCTATAGAATACCcgtgtctaacccaaggatctccatTAGTACGTTTGTACAACCAATAAgcaaatccagtaagagaaccagaTATAACACAAACTCCAGTCAGAACATATCCAGCTATAGCACCACCAGTATTAGAGGCTGGAGAAGAGGCTTGACCACCATGAGCTTCAGCACGAGGAGAATCAGGAGCTTCAGGTTCAGATAATCCCAGGTCAATTACCTCTTCTTGTACTCCGTCGTCAGCACGTCCTAGTGAAGATTTATAAGTGCATTTGTTGAACTTATGACATTTAAGCCCTTCTAGTACTCCTACAAGTTTGTTCCAGTTTCTGCATTCTGTAATGTTAGTCGGTGTTATACCATTTAGTGCGGTAGGAATCTTAGTCCAATTCTTATCATAACTTCTTTTGCTTTTCCTGTACCATCCTATAGTTTGGGAAGATCCTCCGGTGGAATTAACATATACGAGTATCGGATCTTCTGTACAATAGAATGCATATACGTCTACAGGACCTTCTATAGGGAGACCCAAGTTTCTAGAAGttatacgtcttctttGACCTTGATCACCATTAAGATAAAATTTAATACCGGTCAATTTTGAACTACCAGAAATAGTATGCTTATAGGCTGTAATTTGGCTTGAGGTATGACCAGGATTTGTGCAAGAAACTGGCGCAGGAATGACGGAGACCATACCTTCACCATCCTTTTTCTTACCATGCTCCTCACAACAATAACTAATCTGAGATGGTCCATCTGCACCTTTTGTGAGATTAATCGTGACACCATTATGGTATTGACAAGCGAGTCCGTCTAACTTGTTGGTAATAGCTTCCTTACTCCGTTACCATCACCACCATAGAATGTACTACCATCATCATGTTCTGCCCATTTAGTACCACTCTTGTCTGTACTATAATACCACTTAGAATCTCCACCCTTTACGTCAAAATTAATCATGATAGGTACAGGAGAGATCGATGTGCTCGAATAGAATCTTATTCCATTTATTTGACCACCAGTAGGAATAATAATATCCTTAATCTTCTGCTTTTGATATTCTATCCTGGAAATTCTCGTGTCTCTATCTATACCATTGATTTTATAGGCTGTACTAACATACTCGCTTCCAGGAGGGGGTTTTGAATCATGGACAAGTTCTATAGTTACATTCTTTGAAAGACTGGAGCTAAAGTTGAAAGGTTTATTAGGACGCTCAAGATCTAACGGGAGAACATTGTTTATGGAAGCGTTTCGGTCGTCCAGTCTGTCTTGTAATGATGTTCCTCCAGAATATCCGTGGTGTCTCCAAATTGTTGCATCACCCTTTGcttcctcttcatcttgaTCGTGTTTATAGAAGTACTCCGGTTCATGAGGACTATCTCTCTTGACTACCTCAATAACAAGCGGCTTGTTCTCGTCTccatcccagtagtagactgaGACCTTGGTAACACCTTCTATGtcttctccattatctTCACCTAGTGTATCACCTCCATATAACACTCCCTTGAGAGTGAATGAGTTTTTACTGGAATGAGTATAAGAAACAAAGCCAACGGCATTATCAATACTAGTCTTCTTTTCGGCCTTTAGGCCAGGTATACTATTATCAGCCTTGTTGCAAGTACATGATCCCTGGCACTGCACATTTAATGTTAACACTCCAgcactcatcctccatgttcagagagtctactccttcaaaactccgagatccatgagtaaTCTCTTACCTACTCACTAgtcattcattctcctccCTCTCACAAGACTGGCTCacatccctcattctttggaacatCCTCCTTCCAGTCGGATAATACACATTCCTTCCTGCAGTCAACTCACCTTTGCTTCTTCTTCGGGGGTAAAGTCATTGATGATATCAAATTCCCTGCGAATTTGTTCCGGAGTCTTTCCTTTAATCATCGATGCGACTTTTGCGCATGTGAGTTCCAGCAAGGGTTTAATGTCCAAAAAGTTTTCAGCCTGTAAATTTTGGATGAAGGACCAAAACTCACCAAAATGAGCTCAAAGAGAAACTCCTTGTCCACGTTAACAAACTCGTAGTCCCACTGTGAGACAACCTGCAGagaatggatgaatgagagaagaggaagagggGAGCAACTCCGACTTACCTCGTTCAGCTGGGCAGATTTAAGCGGCTGTGGGATCTGAGATGGTGGATTGTTGTAATGATACTTGCAATATTCGATAATTTTGTTCAAAACCCGTGTCTTGATGTTTGGCAGCGGAATCGGCTCGCTCTCGTCATCAATTTCTGTACTTTGATATCACCGGCAAGAATGACAATGAAATGGAGTAGAAATAGCGTAGATATGTCAAGCAAAGAGACGAACCGCTGAGAATATTCTTGATGACGTTACTCATGCAGATAACGTCCCTGTTCACCGAACAGGAAACGCC
This window encodes:
- a CDS encoding RNA recognition motif domain containing protein (encoded by transcript BEWA_016160A); this encodes MGSRFESMEGKRLYVGNLNEDTTTDQIDSLFSRFGILTNVWVARRPPGFAFVTFEDPRDASDAIAELNGREFQGTTLRVEYCKGARPSRPFRTRERDPHAFPMRNAEFVFSILIRLAIGGVDLEVCKEEKAQVMGDHTLEIDDPTKMYSIMLHVSSKL
- a CDS encoding hypothetical protein (encoded by transcript BEWA_016170A), coding for MDQSTVEVDIEYQAHDIHSNDDNGKYTYTYYEGGAAITVTEYIEPKDFPGYKVCIHKPPNGYTISKIKGAPGNGLPNQVYCSTVSVIYWLGDSNHDKPLAVQLGHNGEYYTTTKEDRKWSKSGYKTPDHILKELDNWVCKNREAHIINFSEKGSQLGQNYSCSGCSGKQIKVTETTYQGCTLYIHEVIKGSVSRFKDSKTNYSGLSNIKEVKSVNAYCKNDSDIFLIYFKPENGHSGVSFENRWYSRCSGDTHWEEENALKGEQPGNNIAKIKGILDDSLTPRVVIDLSIIKETYSPRNNTLQFEVINTEVRGSSFFKCTHKWSGGRPFRLKDVECGGKLLGIKSDGLLSCVCAYYHSGHPTVPLLIELEFDTPKKYEHYKKSLIRQGQWVKFFGHHTTNITEGDLVKSLKALKRIGFPGPPSKTDIIETSLIVTDVLAGGGSLGYGGYKLWLTLAARL
- a CDS encoding hypothetical protein (encoded by transcript BEWA_016180A) produces the protein MVSVIPAPVSCTNPGHTSSQITAYKHTISGSSKLTGIKFYLNGDQGQRRRITSRNLGLPIEGPVDVYAFYCTEDPILVYVNSTGGSSQTIGWYRKSKRSYDKNWTKIPTALNGITPTNITECRNWNKLVGVLEGLKCHKFNKCTYKSSLGRADDGVQEEVIDLGLSEPEAPDSPRAEAHGGQASSPASNTGGAIAGYVLTGVCVISGSLTGFAYWLYKRTNGDPWVRHGYSIECLKNVPY
- a CDS encoding hypothetical protein (encoded by transcript BEWA_016190A): MSAGVLTLNVQCQGSCTCNKADNSIPGLKAEKKTSIDNAVGFVSYTHSSKNSFTLKGVLYGGDTLGEDNGEDIEGVTKVSVYYWDGDENKPLVIEVVKRDSPHEPEYFYKHDQDEEEAKGDATIWRHHGYSGGTSLQDRLDDRNASINNVLPLDLERPNKPFNFSSSLSKNVTIELVHDSKPPPGSEYVSTAYKINGIDRDTRISRIEYQKQKIKDIIIPTGGQINGIRFYSSTSISPVPIMINFDVKGGDSKWYYSTDKSGTKWAEHDDGSTFYGGDGNGVRKLLPTS
- a CDS encoding conserved hypothetical protein (encoded by transcript BEWA_016200A), with the translated sequence MVTVATLDLRPFFISKNVHLDTKMSSSKKLVTLVSSEGVSCSVNRDVICMSNVIKNILSEIDDESEPIPLPNIKTRVLNKIIEYCKYHYNNPPSQIPQPLKSAQLNEVVSQWDYEFVNVDKEFLFELILAENFLDIKPLLELTCAKVASMIKGKTPEQIRREFDIINDFTPEEEAKVS